In one Verrucomicrobiia bacterium genomic region, the following are encoded:
- a CDS encoding CoA-binding protein, translating to MKSVAIIGASSDQNKFGNKAVRAFQQQGYAVYPVNPKEAEIEGLPAFKSIREVPVRPEMISVYLPPAILLKVLPDIAAKGCDELWLNPGTESDEVLAEAERLGLKVIQACSIVAVGVSPSGL from the coding sequence ATGAAAAGTGTGGCAATCATTGGAGCATCCAGCGACCAGAATAAGTTTGGCAACAAGGCCGTCCGCGCCTTCCAGCAGCAAGGTTATGCGGTCTATCCCGTGAATCCCAAGGAAGCCGAAATCGAAGGTTTGCCCGCTTTTAAAAGTATTCGCGAAGTGCCGGTGCGGCCCGAGATGATCAGCGTTTATTTGCCGCCCGCGATTTTGCTCAAGGTTCTGCCGGACATTGCGGCGAAAGGTTGCGACGAACTTTGGCTGAATCCCGGCACCGAATCGGACGAAGTGCTGGCCGAGGCCGAACGGCTGGGATTGAAGGTCATCCAGGCTTGCAGCATTGTGGCGGTGGGGGTTTCGCCGTCGGGGCTTTGA
- a CDS encoding tyrosine recombinase, giving the protein MLHPFPGRTLATVQNLVEDFLQFLRHERGQSENTQKTYAAVLHHFIAWAAAQKIFDWKNIELSHLMSFLTEERERTLIKDEKDSARRLSSSSIYLEIAALRAFYRFAENEKLLPVNAAENLSLPRRWKRLPKALSNAEITRLLQPPASGTVETPPALCDRAILELAYASGLRLAELRNARLEQLHLDAGFINIIGKGNKERVVPLGRQAIAAIGRYLALGRPKLVTARSPANLFLTHRGTPFAASTMWLRIKKSVKFAGIERNVTPHMLRHSFATHLLEHGADLRVIQELLGHASISTTEIYTHVATSRLREVHKKYHPRG; this is encoded by the coding sequence TTGCTCCATCCCTTCCCGGGGCGTACACTCGCCACCGTGCAAAACCTGGTGGAAGATTTTTTACAATTTCTGCGGCATGAGCGCGGGCAATCGGAGAACACCCAAAAAACTTACGCCGCCGTTTTGCATCACTTCATCGCGTGGGCTGCGGCGCAAAAAATTTTCGATTGGAAAAATATCGAACTTTCACACCTGATGTCATTTCTCACCGAGGAACGCGAACGCACGCTTATCAAGGACGAGAAGGACAGCGCGCGGCGATTAAGTTCAAGCAGTATTTATTTGGAGATCGCGGCGTTGCGCGCGTTTTATCGCTTCGCTGAAAATGAAAAGTTGCTGCCGGTGAATGCCGCGGAAAATCTTTCACTCCCGCGCCGCTGGAAACGCCTGCCCAAGGCGCTCTCGAACGCCGAGATCACGCGCCTGCTTCAACCGCCTGCCAGCGGAACCGTCGAGACTCCACCAGCGCTTTGTGATCGCGCCATTCTCGAACTCGCTTACGCCAGCGGACTGCGCCTCGCCGAATTGCGCAATGCGCGCCTCGAACAACTGCATCTCGACGCCGGGTTCATCAACATCATCGGTAAGGGAAACAAGGAACGCGTCGTGCCGCTGGGACGGCAAGCCATCGCGGCGATTGGCCGCTACCTCGCGCTGGGTCGGCCAAAACTGGTGACAGCGCGTTCGCCGGCGAATTTGTTTTTGACACATCGCGGCACGCCCTTCGCCGCGAGCACGATGTGGCTGCGGATAAAAAAATCGGTGAAGTTCGCAGGCATCGAGCGCAACGTCACGCCCCACATGTTGCGGCACAGCTTCGCCACGCATCTGCTGGAGCACGGCGCGGATTTGCGCGTCATTCAGGAATTGCTCGGGCACGCGAGCATCAGCACCACGGAAATTTACACGCACGTCGCCACCAGCCGATTGCGCGAGGTGCATAAAAAATATCATCCGCGCGGTTGA
- a CDS encoding MoxR family ATPase yields the protein MPAPLQESTEDVQRAAAWVATLRKEIAHVIVGQEYLVDRLLVGLLANGHVLLEGVPGLAKTLSVRTLASAIHAQFHRIQFTPDLLPADIIGTLIYNPQDGKYHATKGPVFANLVLADEINRAPAKVQSALLEAMQERQVTLGGETMPLPSPFLVLATENPIDQEGTYPLPEAQVDRFMFKVIIGYPTFEEERKILDKMAFTSPKNEVQPVIPLEEILHTRKLVDKIHVDEKIRDYIVHLVFATRTPEKYKLDIKHLIQFGASPRATIYLTVAAKAWALLQGRGYVTPEDIKNIGPDVLRHRIILTYEAEAQAITSDDIVKKIFNTVPVP from the coding sequence ATGCCCGCACCGCTACAAGAATCAACTGAGGACGTGCAAAGAGCCGCGGCGTGGGTCGCGACTTTGCGCAAGGAAATCGCCCACGTCATCGTCGGCCAGGAATATTTGGTGGACCGCTTGCTCGTGGGCTTGCTCGCCAACGGTCACGTCCTGCTCGAAGGCGTTCCCGGGCTGGCGAAAACTCTTTCCGTGCGCACGCTGGCCTCGGCGATTCACGCGCAGTTTCATCGCATCCAATTCACGCCTGACCTGTTGCCCGCCGACATCATCGGCACGCTGATTTACAATCCGCAGGATGGAAAGTACCACGCGACCAAAGGACCGGTGTTCGCGAACCTCGTGCTGGCCGACGAAATCAATCGCGCGCCCGCCAAGGTGCAATCCGCCCTGCTCGAAGCCATGCAGGAACGCCAGGTCACTTTGGGCGGCGAGACAATGCCCCTGCCCTCGCCGTTTCTGGTGCTCGCCACGGAAAATCCGATTGACCAGGAAGGCACGTATCCATTGCCCGAGGCGCAGGTGGATCGCTTCATGTTCAAAGTCATCATCGGTTATCCGACCTTCGAGGAAGAGCGCAAAATTTTGGACAAGATGGCCTTCACTTCGCCGAAGAATGAAGTGCAGCCGGTGATTCCGCTCGAGGAAATTTTGCACACGCGCAAGCTGGTGGACAAAATCCATGTGGACGAAAAAATCCGCGATTACATCGTGCATCTCGTCTTCGCCACGCGCACGCCGGAGAAATACAAACTGGACATCAAGCATCTCATCCAGTTCGGCGCTTCGCCGCGCGCGACGATTTATCTCACGGTCGCGGCCAAGGCGTGGGCCTTGTTGCAGGGGCGCGGTTACGTGACGCCGGAGGACATCAAGAACATCGGGCCCGATGTGTTGCGGCATCGCATCATCCTGACTTACGAAGCCGAGGCGCAGGCGATCACCTCCGACGACATCGTCAAAAAAATCTTCAATACCGTTCCGGTGCCGTGA
- a CDS encoding DUF58 domain-containing protein has protein sequence MTIQEILATVRRVEIRTNRLVNDMMVGAYLSRFKGRGMDFEELREYMPGDDVRSIDWNVTNRMGRPFVKRFREERELGVILAVDISASSAFGSTRRSKRESAVEIATTLASSAARSSDKVGLLLFTDQVELFLPPRKGRRHILRTIKEMLFFEPKHRGTNIPAALVFLNHAVKRRSVVFLFTDFLHSFGSGARSLQAGRDLVQEIGMTNARHDLICVHLHDPRESILPNAGLLTVEDVETGELLELDSARAPVREMYAKANEERLSELDRSLRQAGVDTLRFSAGDAFAQTLQAFFETRRGRRRG, from the coding sequence GTGACCATCCAGGAAATTCTTGCGACCGTCCGGCGGGTGGAAATTCGCACCAACCGCCTGGTCAATGACATGATGGTCGGCGCATACCTCAGCCGCTTCAAGGGGCGCGGCATGGACTTCGAGGAGTTGCGCGAATACATGCCCGGCGACGACGTCCGCAGCATTGATTGGAACGTCACGAACCGCATGGGGCGGCCATTCGTGAAACGCTTTCGCGAAGAGCGCGAACTGGGCGTCATTCTCGCCGTGGATATTTCGGCATCGAGCGCGTTCGGTTCCACGCGGCGCAGCAAGCGCGAATCCGCCGTGGAAATCGCCACCACGCTTGCATCTTCGGCAGCGCGCAGCAGCGACAAGGTGGGACTGTTGCTTTTCACAGACCAGGTGGAATTATTTTTGCCGCCGCGCAAAGGCCGCCGCCACATTCTGCGCACGATTAAGGAGATGCTGTTCTTCGAGCCGAAACATCGCGGAACGAATATTCCCGCAGCTTTGGTTTTTTTGAATCACGCGGTCAAGCGCCGCTCGGTGGTTTTTTTGTTCACCGATTTTTTGCACAGCTTCGGTTCGGGCGCACGGAGTTTGCAGGCGGGCCGGGATCTGGTGCAGGAAATCGGGATGACGAATGCGCGGCACGATTTGATTTGTGTCCACCTGCACGATCCGCGCGAGAGCATTTTGCCGAACGCGGGTTTGTTGACGGTCGAAGATGTGGAGACGGGAGAATTGCTGGAGCTGGATTCGGCGCGTGCCCCCGTGCGCGAAATGTATGCGAAGGCGAATGAAGAACGGTTGAGTGAATTGGATCGCTCGTTGCGCCAGGCGGGTGTGGATACGTTGCGCTTCTCGGCGGGCGACGCTTTCGCACAAACTTTGCAGGCTTTTTTTGAGACGCGGCGCGGAAGGAGGCGCGGGTGA
- a CDS encoding DUF4381 family protein, producing the protein MKKWLACAWTMAMSAAYSRAQTPPEKIPALLPPHPELHATFWELHGWQCVVGALVFVSFVAAVIVWVRRPRAVMIASPAMQARHALEKLRDQPEDGVLVMTVSRILKRYVLSVLKLPPEELTTAEFRHALQAQPQVQPELAAATGDFLRRCDEWKFAPEHPAEKLGAVENALELVEQLEASRPPVINPEVAA; encoded by the coding sequence GTGAAAAAATGGCTCGCGTGCGCATGGACGATGGCGATGTCCGCCGCGTATAGCCGCGCGCAAACGCCGCCGGAAAAAATTCCCGCGCTGCTGCCGCCGCATCCTGAATTGCACGCGACGTTTTGGGAATTGCATGGCTGGCAATGCGTGGTTGGTGCGTTGGTATTTGTCAGCTTCGTCGCCGCGGTGATCGTGTGGGTGCGCCGTCCGCGTGCCGTGATGATCGCATCCCCGGCGATGCAGGCGCGGCATGCGCTGGAAAAATTGCGCGATCAGCCAGAGGACGGCGTGCTGGTGATGACAGTTTCGCGCATCCTCAAGCGCTACGTCCTGTCGGTTTTGAAATTGCCGCCAGAAGAATTGACGACTGCGGAATTCCGCCACGCGTTGCAAGCACAGCCTCAAGTTCAACCTGAACTGGCCGCTGCAACGGGTGATTTTCTCCGGCGTTGCGACGAATGGAAATTTGCGCCGGAACATCCCGCAGAGAAATTGGGCGCGGTGGAAAATGCGCTCGAATTAGTCGAGCAACTTGAAGCCAGCCGTCCGCCGGTCATAAACCCGGAGGTCGCGGCGTGA